One stretch of Diabrotica undecimpunctata isolate CICGRU chromosome 5, icDiaUnde3, whole genome shotgun sequence DNA includes these proteins:
- the LOC140441142 gene encoding carnosine N-methyltransferase, with translation MNGENANAERAYFLSVLSTFKSYREQSLLRIQHKEECLEELPYHHKEWLEKYKKDLGEIKKGIEKNSEFIPLVLRQAHCIFENVYANETTSHSEQAVGTLSEGLDKVQSVFKQLMRDWSSLGALERKQCYQPIFEEIFTNYPEDKFDRSNIRVLVPGAGLGRLAFEIASKGFFCQGNEFNLYMIIVSFFVLNLCKKVDEYEIYPWIHQYCNNLKAEDQLFSVRFPDAIPTLTPDNGFSMTAGDFLEVYTHSDDWHCVATCFFIDCAANVVQYIEKIYKILKPGGLWVNLGPLLYHYSDMKNEKSVEPSFQVVMQVITKMGFELEKCETHIKTKYCQSPKSMLQYEYDSVFFVCRKPISVTSHQDDYLNPI, from the exons ATGAACGGGGAAAATGCAAATGCAGAACGAGCTTATTTCTTGTCAGTACTTTCAACTTTTAAAAGCTACAG AGAACAgtcacttttaagaatacaacacAAAGAAGAATGCCTTGAAGAACTACCTTATCATCACAAAGAATGGCTGGAAAAGTACAAAAAAGACTTAGGagaaataaaaaaaggtataGAGAAAAATTCTGAATTTATCCCATTAGTACTAAGACAAGCTCACTGtatatttgaaaatgtttatgCAAATGAAACAACATCTCATTCGGAACAAGCAGTAGGAACTTTATCAGAAGGTTTGGATAAA GTACAATCAGTTTTTAAACAGTTAATGCGTGACTGGAGTTCGTTGGGAGCCCTCGAACGCAAACAATGCTATCAACCGATTTTTGAAGAAATCTTTACAAATTATCCCGAAGATAAATTTGATAGAAGCAATATACGTGTCTTGGTACCAGGAGCGGGCCTCGGTAGACTTGCGTTTGAAATAGCGTCCAAGGGATTCTTCTGTCAAGGCAACGAATTTAACCTCTACATGATTATAGTTTCCTTTTTTGTACTCAATTTATGTAAGAAAGTGGATGAGTATGAGATATATCCATGGATCCATCAGTACTGTAATAATCTGAAAGCCGAAGATCAGTTATTCAGTGTTAG GTTTCCTGATGCTATCCCAACTCTCACACCTGACAACGGATTTTCCATGACCGCCGGTGATTTTCTAGAAGTATATACTCACAGCGACGACTGGCATTGCGTTGCTACTTGCTTCTTTATCGACTGCGCAGCCAACGTTGTACAGTacatagaaaaaatatataagataTTAAAACCTGGCGGCCTCTGGGTAAACTTGGGTCCATTGTTGTATCACTACTCTGACATGAAAAACGAGAAGAGTGTCGAGCCGAGTTTTCAAGTAGTAATGCAG GTTATAACGAAGATGGGCTTTGAGTTGGAAAAATGTGAAACTCATATCAAGACGAAATACTGCCAGAGTCCCAAATCTATGTTACAGTATGAATATGACAGCGTGTTCTTCGTATGTAGAAAACCAATATCAGTGACAAGTCATCAAGACGACTATTTGAACCctatttaa